In Gossypium hirsutum isolate 1008001.06 chromosome D06, Gossypium_hirsutum_v2.1, whole genome shotgun sequence, one genomic interval encodes:
- the LOC107900352 gene encoding glycosyltransferase BC10, whose amino-acid sequence MLSPTPLSLFCALILCLPLVVIVTITSPTTTIHGGSEHDPVSDFALAAKTHQRFSVKPSPLPPADDKSLLPAASRVNSRTPPGLPKKIAFLFLTVSPLPFAPLWELYFNKTPKNLFNVYVHADPTYPYKTPFSGVFAHRVIPSKPTLRYTPTLISAARRLLAHALLHDRSNHMFALLSASCIPIHSFNFTYETLTQSEKSFIEILNNEIGSYDRWAARGPDVMLPEVKLEDFRIGSQFWSLTRQHARVIVSDEKIWAKFNQPCLVWDTCYPEENYFPTLIHMRDPRNVVPCTLTHVDWNGSSNGHPRMYAASEVGPQLIVRLRNDKPRYDDAGINGSDPTLMRWRDLFLFARKFSPDSIRPLMSIASDLIFKD is encoded by the coding sequence ATGTTGTCCCCAACACCATTGTCACTCTTTTGTGCTTTAATCCTCTGTTTGCCTTTAGTCGTTATTGTTACAATAACTTCTCCGACAACCACGATCCACGGAGGTTCCGAGCACGACCCTGTTTCAGATTTCGCTCTCGCAGCCAAAACCCACCAAAGATTCTCCGTCAAACCGTCGCCTTTACCACCAGCAGATGACAAGTCACTCCTCCCAGCCGCTTCCCGAGTCAACTCAAGAACACCTCCCGGCTTACCTAAAAAGATCGCATTTTTGTTCCTAACTGTGTCGCCTCTCCCTTTCGCTCCCCTTTGGGAGCTTTACTTTAATAAAACCCCTAAAAACCTCTTCAATGTTTACGTCCATGCCGACCCAACTTACCCTTACAAAACGCCATTCTCGGGTGTGTTCgctcatcgagtcatcccttcAAAACCCACCCTCCGTTACACCCCTACTCTCATCTCCGCGGCACGGCGGTTATTGGCTCATGCGTTGCTTCACGACCGTTCGAATCACATGTTTGCCCTCTTGTCCGCTTCCTGCATACccattcactctttcaactttaCTTACGAAACCCTAACCCAGTCCGAGAAAAGCTTCATCGAGATTCTGAACAACGAGATCGGGAGCTACGACAGGTGGGCGGCGCGTGGGCCGGACGTGATGTTGCCGGAGGTGAAGTTGGAGGATTTCCGGATTGGGTCCCAGTTTTGGTCCCTGACACGTCAGCACGCAAGGGTTATCGTTAGCGATGAAAAAATTTGGGCCAAGTTCAACCAACCGTGCTTGGTGTGGGACACGTGTTATCCGGAAGAAAATTACTTCCCTACGCTCATCCACATGCGGGATCCGCGTAATGTTGTCCCTTGTACCCTGACGCACGTGGACTGGAACGGGAGCTCCAACGGTCACCCGCGCATGTACGCAGCGTCCGAGGTGGGTCCCCAGTTGATCGTGAGGCTGAGAAATGATAAGCCTAGGTACGACGATGCTGGAATCAACGGCTCTGATCCAACCTTAATGCGGTGGCGTGATCTGTTTTTGTTCGCTCGGAAGTTCTCGCCGGATTCTATCCGGCCACTGATGAGCATCGCAAGTGACCTCATTTTCAAGGATTAG